The genomic region TGCTCTTCCAGGGCTTTTATGCTGGTTAACACAGACTTCATGGAATTAAAATACTCCTGTtgtgttacctctaggctgccATGATGGCTGAAGAGCTGAGGAAGGAGCAGGACACCAGCGCGCACCtggagaggatgaagaagaacCTGGAAGTGACGGTGAAAGACCTGCAGCACCGATTAGACGAGGCAGAAAACTTGGCTATGAAGGGCGGAAAGAAACAACTTCAGAAACTGGAGGCAAGAGTATGTATACTGTATCTAGTGACATATTATAGAATATTAGtaataacagaaaatgaattagTAATCTGCACTAAAATGAGACATGATGTCTGATGACATGATGGAGAACCTGGATCTTATCAGGGGATATCCAGACTACTTACAAGGTCTCATTTCAGTTTTAATAACTGAGTTATTAAAACTGATTTAATTCAAATACATTTATGGATTTGCATGCTATTTTTTGCAGCATTGTTTAAAGTTGATATGTGCATGCATAATTTATATTTGACTGCAACTGCACAACCAAATTCCTCTCagtcccaggttgtcaaataccaacattttGTTTCACCCCTCTGCGTCTCATAGCGATGCAAAGGGCACTCTTTAGCTTATCTATGTGTTGCACAGGTCAAACCCATTGAAACATGGTAATGGTcatggttaggtttcggcaacaaaactgcttggttaggtttagtaaaaaTATAATGTTTGGGCTAGAATAAGTATGTTTCTTATGTAATAATAACGTGTTACGTCACATGAGTTGGACAATACATCCAAAGTTCAAAACGCCATGCCTACAGGAATTTCGTAACCAATTAATCGGAAAATTGCATTTCATGAAGAAACAAATAATAAGTGGCTTATTTTCTCACGTACATTTCTTGTTCTTGTGAACAAGTGAACATCACAATGTTTCAGTTCTACCCAATGAATTTTTCCTAATCTTCTCCGTACGTCAGCAAACAGGATAAGTGACGTGTCGCTTGCTTAAAAAATGCTGCCCTGGCTCTATTATCGTAAAGCTTCACACACCTCCAGCCTATTTTCAGAGCAACAACAAGCTGTTTCCTAGGCTCGATCAGGGCTCAATTGTTGGTCCCCGAAATGTTGTTATTGCTGGTAGTATATCTGGACAGTTTTAATGTGGGGTAATTTGCTCATTGTATGTTAGGCAGAAGTGTTATCAATATGTGTTATGTACCAAAAATGGTGACGGTTGGTTGAAATTTGAACCTTCTTAGAACTGATAATAATATGTTCCTGTGGCCACATGTTGGTTGTAGCAGATTGGAGACAAACACTGTTACCCTGAACATTAGCACTTTGTTTGGATAGTCCATTTCCAGATAGTTTATcgagtatttgtaacatttcaacagcttaTTAGATTCAACAATTCAACGTTTGCTTTCTTCTGTAGACCTATGCTGCAAAGGTTGAGTGAATAGTTCAAGCTCAACTAAATTATTCTGAGAATATGTAGGCATGGTCTTAATTGTGACATAGACTCTACAGATAATACAGTTCTCTTTCAACACGATTGTTTTCTACCATTGATTATCCAGTACATCTGCTAGAAGATAGTTTTGTCCTGCATAATTCAATCagaattttaaaacaaatcaaaggTGTGCTTCAAGCTCCTGAATCCTCCGCATATtctccattttgttttaatcataATTTTACCCCATCTCAGTCTGGCCAAGCCTTTACTTGTGGAAGAATAAAGGGCTAACAACTATTGCAGATTtatacataaataatcattttgcatcttttacTGAGCTGAAagaaccttttttttccctcaaacccattttttatttacaagtCAGACACTTTgttaaaaataatcttaaaaactTTGAAAACCAACCAAAGGCACattctttttatgttttgatgAAACATCCTGGCTCTAAAAGTCTTGACTCTAaatttgtgttcttgttttctAATGTGACTGTCGTTTCATCAAACCATTTCAAATCTGCATGGGAGGCAGATGTTGGTGTGGAGTTGACTGAGGAGGTGTGGAAAGAGGGGATGAAGAGGATCCATCTAAGCTTAATTAATGCTAGACTGCAGTTGATTCAGTTCAAAGTCATGCACAGATTACATTATTCcaaacactgacaaaatgtGTTCTTACGTATCTGCTATCTGTGACAGATGTAGCTTAGCAAAAGGTACTgtaggtcatgatttctgttttttcctgaGATTGTTCCTTTTTGGCAGGATATCTTCTCTTGGTATTGTTATATTTACAACATTTAGATTGAACTTGACCCATTAAGTGCCCTGTTTGGTTGTTCTGAAGCTTCTCTTGCTCTGCCACATACTGCACACAAGTCTGTGATGGTTGGCATGTAATAATAAAGAGGACTATTCCTAAGGAATGGAAGGCTACCAGTGCTCCTTGTTTCTCTAGATGGCTGAGGGAACTAGTCTCAGGGACTCACCTTGAGAGACTTCGATATAACAAACTGAGTTTGTATGATAAATTAGAGAGTATTTGGGGCCCAGTAGTTAGGCACCTTTATTCACCATCTAATAGCTCAAGTCCCCACTGTGAGTCACCATGCTTCGTTATTCTTGGCCATTTTTCCTGTCTGTTTACTTTggtcaagttttttttgttttgttttgttttgggttgtTTATTCATGTGGGTCAAGTATGTCTGTTAGTCTGtttgtatatgtattttttttttagatatgaAGTGCACGTAACCCACAGACTACAATAGTACCACATGTCTAACCACTGAAGGTTAAAAGGTATCtgtcagctgacaaatctgACTTAACCACTTCAACAAAAAATCCTAATAAAAACCCTAGAGACGTATTATAACATTAATATGCTTAAAATCATAGAAAATATCTTAAACTGTGCTCTTAAGGTCCGTGAGCTGGAAAATGAGCTGGAAGCAGAGCAGAAACGCTCTTCAGAGGCTGTCAAAGGAATCCGTAAATATGAGAGGAGAGTCAAGGAGCTAAGCTATCAGGTAAAGCTACAACAACTCACTAACTTTTGTCAGTAAGTCATTGTTGTTGTAAAAATAATCCAATCATGATAGACAGAATCCAGAAGCTTCTCTTTGCGTCTTTCAGTCTGAGGaagacaagaaaaacaacatccGCCTGCAGGATTTGGTCGACAAGCTCCAGATGAAAATGAAGGCCTACAAACGCCACGCTGAGGAAGCTGTGAGTCCATCAcattaaaatctatttaatCATGTGTCACATCATCAATACCAGTGcaggaatgtaactaagtacatttactcaagtaatgtACTAAAGCACAAGTTAGAGGTACTTCTGCCTTACTTGAATAAAAAATCCAACATACACATTCATGCAGCAGGTAATACTTGTctcaaaacactgacagggaacattttactgcacaataagtacttttacttcgGATACTTTCActgaagtaaaggatctgaatacttcatccaccactgaATAATACAGTCAACATAATGCGTTTCCAGGAGGAGCAGTCTAACATGCAAATGGCAAGATTCAGGAAGGCTCAGCATGATCTGGAGGAGGCTGAAGAAAGAGCTGATGTGGCTGAATCTCTGGCCAATAAGATGCGAGCAAAGAGCCGTGAAATTGGGACAAAGGTACTGAATGTCTTTTAATTCATATGTACAGTAAATACTaacacttaaatgtttctgtggaaGGAGAAGTGGGATATTTAGAAGCTGGAATGACCACTATGTGtaatgaaagacaaaaaacaaatttgacATTTGTCCTTGTTGTCTGTTTGAGTGGAACTCACAGTGGTAAttaatgacaaataaataaggTAAATAATCAGAGTTTTATcccataaatacatttttttggctTCAATGATCAAAGCAGGTGATGGAAATTATAAAATGATGTATTAATATAAACTGTTTTTGCATCGTTCACAGGCACCAGAAGGACAGGGCGAGTAGCTGAAGGTTGGACTTGAACTCTCTGAACACCAGCTGAGACTGAGAAATGTGCATGACAGAAGTGTTTGAAAGCAAATTATATAAAATAGTTCATCATATCATATTCATATTATTGTGTGTTAACTCATATCAGTAAATcttagtaaaataaataacGCAGTCATTAGACACGtaagttatttatatatttaactaATCCAGTAGTGATGGAGAAGACAACATGAAATGTAGCTACAATACTAATGTCTCCAAATAATGATATTACACTAAATCTCCTGTGAGATAAATGATCAAAATAGGAATTTAATTGGtgcataaagaaaaataaagaaaaactatCCAATTGGTTTTGAAAGACTATTATTATGAATGTATACAAGTGGTATATTAATTATGCATTATGTTTTAACAGCCTCCTCTGGGCCCTGGAACCTCAAGGGCCACCAAAAGCTCCCTTTGTTGCAGTAACCTTATTAATTGAACTTTGTTCGAGGATATGAAATATCAAAGCACCATAAAATAACTGACAAGATTTGGTGATGACTCCTACTTTATTACCTGGTCTCGAGGCCCGGTTATAAAGAGGGTTCCATTTCAGATCTAGTTGTAAACCCTTAATTACTTCAGATTACACTCTGCTCATATCTTGCATAcatataaatcagtgtttttaatcaaaCTACTAAACTATATTCCAGCATAAGAATACTGAACAGGGAACCGAGAGGGTTATTCGGGACTTCTTAACATGATAATCTGTCTGTTATGTTTAATATACACCAAAACAGCATTTAGTTATTCTGGTCGTATTTGTCTTTGTTCAgtcttttcctcttttgttggACTCACATGCATCtcattttctcatttctttaggTGCTCTCACTGTCATAGTTTAGTTAATTTTCTGTTCTTGTCTTTGCTGTTGgtttttttagaaataaatgtgtgtaaaattaaAGTTGATTTGTTCTGTGTTTGCTTGCTCACATTTCACTCACTGTGCTTCCTTTCAatacactaataaataaatcaaataaaaatcacaataatggTTATATTCCTTTCCTTGCATTAAAACAATAAGTCAAAGAGTGAGATTTTTAGCGATTTTATTGAATTTAAGGCAACATACATCCACTACCACAATGCAAACAATTCCTGGTGCTGATCAGCACCACTGCATATTTAAAGCCACCATCTGTAGAGtctgaaacattttcatttggCATCCTCCAGTGGCTGAATTCAGTTAGATACTTAAGTGTGTTTCACTTAAAGGGTACATTTGCAGAAACAGATATTATATCTTCATTATacgaaaatgttttttgtttgtttgttcgttcGTTTTGTCCACTTGAGGGAACATCAGCCAAACTGGTGTTGAGTTATTCATTCAGAGAAAAGCTTGTATCTGTTTTTGCAAATGAGCTCTTCacttgtttttgtactttgctAAAAGTTTTACAGCAATGCAGAAtatttgaagggaaaaaaagtcacaaaaaagcTTTTATGCTTAGATGAGGAGGAGACTGTGGTGTATCaattcaaaacacaacaaagagcGATGGAAACAGACctagtaaataaataatgacagaCATGAAGAATGTGACTTAAACATCAGATCTGTGTGACACAATTAGGAGACTTTGACCTTATTCACACTACTACacgaaaaagaaacagaaaattcaGATGTCCGTCATGTTATCTACATGGTTTGACTTGCAATCTTCAGATTGCATCATCTTGTtgcaccttcttcttcttcttcttcttcttcttcttcctctgctatGGTATAATGGCACCTGACTGGAGAATTAGCTCCACCAACTGTTCATCTCAATTCATAGTAGCACTCAATTCCTAATATTTACTCAACAGCAGTGACTGAACACTAACACTTTACACCGggatttttcaaacaaaaatgtaggccatcaaattaattttaaagatGCTGAGACCTCATGCACTTATACACATAATGgctttaaatgaataaataaacacacatttggttAAGAGTATGTTGCACACTAGCTCAGCTTCAGAGACACAACAGACTGTCTTCATGGCAGCCACAGACTACTCTCCACTCTCTTTTGCCTGGTAGatgagaaaaagaggaagacatTATCAGTAATTATAAGATCCACTTTGTTGCCAGAAGCTCACTGACTCACCTTCCCCATGTCACGACTCTTCGCTCTCATCTTATTGATCTGGGACTCGGCGATGTCTGCGCGCTCTACAGCCTCATCCAGCTCGTGCTGCACCTTCCTCAGTTTCACCAGATGAGTGTTGGCCTGTTCTTCCTGTCAGATACAACATAACTGATAAATTAGAAATCTCCAAATGCGACTGAAATCTATGTTTGAATCAGGAAACAAATGTTACTCACAGCTTCTTCAGCCTGCCTTTTGTACACTTTGACCTTCAGCTGGAATTTGTCCACGAGTTCCTGAAGTCTCATCATGTTCTTCCTGTCCTCATCAGACTGATGTTTGATAATGGGAGACAATAAGTTACAACTGATTGGTGGAAAGTAACCAAGCATATTTACTCAAGTTCTTTGAGTACAAATTCAATGCACTtatagtatttatttttaagtatttcaTGCAACGTCATAcgtctactccactacatctcagcaTGGATGCATTGCTGGCACAGGCACAGGGGCCCAGAGTGTCAGTGGGCCACCTTGCCTTCAATTGCAAAATGTCAGATTTCAAATTAACACATgccgaccaggaagagactcaaaatgattacaaagagacacaaacccaCAAAAAGAAACCtgcataatgactacaaaaagatgcaaaaccaaaataaaagtctgtgtgtcttgctcctgtgtaggagaggtgtgGGGCCCTTTGTCTCATCATCTCAACCTCAGGAGCAAATATTGTACGTTTTACTCAgatacatttgtctgacagctttagtcaCTTTTACAGATTGCAAATTTTCATCctcttcctgtccagtgaaaaccatgtactTCCAACTTtggatttatatttttttttgctgataaactgaaggataaAGTGTTACTTTgtgtgttgagaaaattcttctacttcttaagctaaataaactccttaaaaaccctcttggatcagctggaaaatgcatcatCACACAACTGACAAGTGGGCTGTTTTTGACAccatgaaaagttgactttATAGAGAGATGTGGTTCTGACAGGATAGTGATGCTgcaaacatatgatgatcttattgaatatgatgcattgctgtagattaattAGTACAACCTttaacatctacagcagtaaaatgcaacatacacattaaagcagctgtagtatgaatccaaaaacatcatatttaatagtaaaacactgacagtgaatCAGGTATGTTGTGAGTTTACCTGATAGGTGAGCTCTTTAATCCTGCGCTCAAGTTTGCGAACCCCTTTCACAGCGTCTGACCCATGTCTTTGTTCAGCTTCGAGCTCGTTCTCCAGCTCTCGCACCTGCAAACAAGCATTTAAACCTTCTTAAATCGAATGCAAAGATAAAATAAGCTCTGGTCATCCAGGCCTGCGAGATCAATAGGCCCTGCTGCAGGAAACATCAATAGTTTTTACATGATGCTTTGAGAAACTCATTTTCCTGAAATAAATGGTTGAATAAAGTAGCAGGTTTTACAGAACCACAAAGATTTGAACAGATGATTTAATCAGGCAGGATTTATTGGGGATTAAAGTTTAATACATCACCCTTGCTTCCAGTTTTTGGAGTTGCTTCTTCCCACCCTTCATGGCTAAGCTCTCCGCCTCGTCGAGACGCTGCTGCAGGTCTTTCACAGTCGCCTCCAGgttcttcttcatcctctccaGGTGAGCGCTGGTGTCCTGCTCTTTCTTCAGCTCCTCGGCCATCATGGCAGCCTGGAAAAAAGTAGTTCAAATATTGATTAGATTGCTGTTTAGGAAGTTAACACTTGAGCAAAATCCAGACACTTACATCAGTGATGGCCTTCTTGGCTTTCTCTTCAGCGTTCCTGGATGCTTGAACAGTGTCGTCCATCTCACCCTGAATGTGAGAAAGATCAGCCTCCAGCTTCTTCCGACTGTTGAGCAGGCTGGTGTTCTGTGAGAAATGTTATTATAAGAAAACTTAGTGCTGAAATACAACTTCACTTCACAAGTGTTGTTTTACCACTGCCAAACAAACTGTGGTACAATTACTGAAAGAAAGGTCATGAATCAGTTTGGACAGTTCGGACACTTGCACCAATCTGGGTGAATGCACTACTCACTGGGGtatgacttatttttttctaGTTTATCTGCCAAAGTCAGGTTCTGAATACATTTAAAGCAAGAAATAGATGATGTATTTGTACATATTTTGCACCTACTAAGCTTTGGGAGTTTGGAGATGCAGCTAGTTTCATTATTCTCTGACAAGTGCAGTACCACCTGTATGTGATCATGTTTTCCTAATTCTGTGGTGAATGTTTTCTgggttaaagctacagttggtagcTTTTATATtaacttttgtcatatttgctgaaatatgggcggcacggtggtgtggtggttagcactgtcgcctcacagcaagagggctcctggttcaatcccgggtgtgggagcccttctgtgcggtgcatgttctccccgtgtcagcgtgggttttctccaggtactccagcttcctcccacagtccaaagacatgcagattggggactagctTAATTGATAACtataaattgtccgtaggtgtgaatgtgagtgcgaatggttgtctgtctctatgtgtcagccctgtgatagtctggcgacctgtccagggtgtaccctgcccctcccaatgtcagctgggataggctccagcccccccgcgaccctcaagaggatgaagcggttagaagatggatagatggatggatggatgggacATAAAATTCCTGTGACACTGATTTTGTGTCTGGTGTAGCCtactcaaaacttttatgttactgtattgtacttAAAGGTTTTCAGTGcgagctgtttccaaaaaatgtttaaattgacTGAGCAAATTGGGGTTTTTAGGCAACCCTCTCTTAATGTAACCCACATTATGTTCCTGTATTGGCAATTTCTTGCTTCATATGTATTCAGAAACATAATTTAGTGTGCCATTTAGCTATAAAAGGACAAAGTTAGCAGCCCAACCACCATGTCGAAAACAGCTAAGTGAAAACCAAGCATCGATTGGCTGAAGCAACATTCTCATTTTGCATTTAGACAgttcactaaaatatgtttctgaaaatatctgAGGCCTAGTCAGTTTGACCACAGCTGACGAGCAATGACTGACATGATTTACAGCTGCATTCAAATCgcttcagctctgattggttggtttCCTTCACATGTAGTAGATTCTAGCAAACGTAATGAGTGGAACTATGAGGAGGAAAAGgaacatgatatttttttcagaTTATCTTGTCTTATTCACTACTGTCTAGATATAGTGGCAGTTTCAGAAATATGACAAATAGTTATTGTTGTAAAAGTCACCAATTGTAGCTTTAACCCTGCGATAACTTATTATTCTTTCCatgtgggggcagcagaaacaaattgTTAAACAGTTGACTGTTTGCAAATCCAGCATTTGGAGGCATGCTTTTGTCCATCTTTCTTTTACAAGtttaatattcattttatttttatctctgtttttggtctccaccacctgcctcttaagctgctaaatgctccactttgTTCACCAGCGAGTCTCTAACTgtatctgtctgctgtttgctgctgagcaggtagtgttcAGTGGGCTGTGGGCcagaaaactaaacaatgagctgaaagattcTATAAAGGTCTAGATAGAAACTGtagatataaaaatataaacctTGAAGCAACAAACTCATGATGGAAAGAGGAAGTCTATGAGGCTAAAACTGCTGatgaaataaatgtagttttgAACCTGTGAGTGCAGCAGCTGCACCCTCTCGCTGGCGTCCAGCAGTTCCTGCTCCACCAGCTTGCGGCTCCTCTCAGTTTGCTCCAGAGCGGATCTGAcctcctccatctctgcctGCATGAGGTTACTCCTGCGCTCAGTAATAGCCACCTGCTCCTTCATGTCCTCACTGTTTCTCAGAGCGTCTTCAAGGTGAATCTGAACTTCCTGTACGGTGGAGTataaacagtttttttccactgtatgtgcaaacaaagcaaacacagcTCAGTCATTACGCGAGTCTCACCTTGAGCTGGACTTGTATGTTCCTCAGTTGTTTCTGGGACTCGGCCGCCTGCCTGTTAGCGTGACCCAGCTGGATCTCCATCTCATTCAGGTCCCCCTCCATCTTTTTCTTCACTCTCAGAGCGTCATTCCTGCTCCGGACTTCAGCATCAAAATTACTCTGCATGGTGTCAATGACTCGTTGGCTGTTTCTCTTTTGCTGCTCGATCTCTTCGTCCCTCTCCGCTATCTTCTTGTCCACCTCGGATTTCACCTGATTCAGCTCTAGCTGGACTCGCAGGATCTTGGATTCATTGTGCTCCAGGGAGGCCTGAATCCATATGTGACATGCAGTCATATTAATGGTGTATGTTTTAATATATATGATTTTGATTGTTTACTtacctctgcctcctcctgagCAGCCTGAGCCTCCAGCTTCTCCTGTTCAGCCTGtttctttgatttctccagcTCATGGATGGTTTTGCCCGTCTCTCCCAGCTGCTCGGTCAGGTCCATTATTTCCTCTGGAAAAAGAAACATAGAAGTTTCTATCATTTCTCTGCATTAAAAGCATCAGCTATGCTCTGCATTAGGAAGGTGCTGACATACGTTGAAGGTTTTTATTTTCCCGTTTGAGCGTCTCGAGTTGTTCCAGGCATTCCTCAAAGGCATTCTTCATTTTGAAGTTCTCAGTGCCCAAACAACGCACCTCTTTTACAGTCGACTCCAGCTCCGTCTGACCTTCCTCATGTTTCTGTTTCCACTCAGCAACAACCTACAGGAAAAGATATTACAGttgaatatttaaaacacactaGCACTACCATTTTGACAGCTGAAAGAGGTCTTGTTAGATGTTTACTTTACATTTATGCTTCTTCCGAATATGATAATGACTAATGTGTTGCCTTGAGAAAGGGTTGAGAAAGGTTACCTGCTAATTTTTTAAACCATTATTTAAACAATCAGGTTTTTAAGAGTGAAAATCTACTTTCTTAGAGACATCTGAAGCATAACCAGTAGCAGATCAAACAATACAAGATCAGGCAGTggatgaaacaaaaataaatgcagacaATGATACTACTAAAGCTAAAAGAGGGACAATGAAAAACTTGAAACTACATGGAAAAAGCAACGCAAACATATCATTTTGGTTCTGTAAGAGATGTTGCTATATTGTCAGGCAGGCAGCAATGATGCTTCTCATTCATTATGTCACAGACATTCTTGGTTTTGGTGGTCTTGtgttaaaattacaataatggTAAAACAGTTTTGAGGTATGGGGTTTTAGATTACGGCATCGCTGCGGGTATTTTCTAGATATGCTAACCCTGTTTGCAATTGTTGTGCATTTGCCATAGCTGTAATCCTCACCATGTGGGTTTTTCTCTTGAGAAACACTTCCAATAAGCATACAACTAACCTTTGTGCAGCTTGTCCAAGTTTGTTTTCAGGTGAGGAATGGACTTATTATTGCCCCTCTGGCCAAAAGGATTAGAAACCCAACTACAATACAAACAATAGTTGCAGCACATTGTATTCACCTCCCTCTGCACCAAAATCCACACTTAGAAACTTACTTTTAACTTACTTTCTTTATGCTttagctgcagtgtttttaaacaTCATGTTAAGGTTTTACAAGAGACGAGACCTAAAGGATGAAGACTGACTGGTCGGTTTTGAAAATGCATCTCCCACCTCCGATAAAGTGCTTCATACAGCAGCCTCCCTACGCCTTTCAAAGGGAAGCAGCGTGTCCCAAAAGaaactattttacaaaaagaaagaaaaaaaacaacaactatatTTAATaccattttctttttgcaaaAAAACTGTGCTGTGTTCAAACAGCAACTCTttggagctgaaaaatgaagccaacacaaagtgccagaaactgcagttcactgaatggccacatgaggctggctccagaggcgagtcaatccccatagaccccaatGTTAAtgtgcccaactttacagcagaaagaaACAAGTTTACAAaagacagttttggtctctatagctaatatACCCATTCAAGAT from Epinephelus moara isolate mb chromosome 18, YSFRI_EMoa_1.0, whole genome shotgun sequence harbors:
- the LOC126405544 gene encoding myosin-7-like, which encodes MAEELRKEQDTSAHLERMKKNLEVTVKDLQHRLDEAENLAMKGGKKQLQKLEARVRELENELEAEQKRSSEAVKGIRKYERRVKELSYQSEEDKKNNIRLQDLVDKLQMKMKAYKRHAEEAEEQSNMQMARFRKAQHDLEEAEERADVAESLANKMRAKSREIGTKAPEGQGE